One region of Mucilaginibacter gotjawali genomic DNA includes:
- the holA gene encoding DNA polymerase III subunit delta yields MTATELLKDLKNRKYKPIYLLHGEEPYYIDLVSDFIEHKLLSDAEKGFNQTVFYGKDTDIMSVLNASKRYPMMADYQVVLVKEAQDMKWGNDDGDKKGINPLLSYLESPLSSTILVFCYKYGKFDKRKKTYKAIEKSGLIFESAALYDSKVPAWIEDFIAGKGYKINQQASLMLAEYLGNDLSKIANELEKLMLNISAGQEINLKLIQDNIGISKEYNVFELQAALGKKDAFKANQIINYFEANPKANPIVLVLGNLNNFFSKVLVYHYVKDKSPQNLARELGVSPYFIKDYEQAGRSYSYGKTMQIISYLREYDVKSKGVDSTTGHGGLMKELIFKILH; encoded by the coding sequence ATGACGGCCACCGAATTACTGAAAGACTTAAAAAACCGCAAATACAAACCTATTTACCTGTTGCATGGTGAAGAGCCTTATTATATCGACCTGGTAAGCGATTTTATAGAACACAAACTGCTTTCTGACGCGGAAAAAGGCTTTAATCAAACGGTATTTTATGGTAAGGATACGGATATCATGTCTGTGTTAAATGCATCCAAACGTTACCCGATGATGGCTGATTACCAGGTAGTTTTGGTAAAAGAGGCCCAGGATATGAAATGGGGAAATGATGATGGGGATAAAAAAGGCATTAATCCATTATTAAGCTATCTCGAAAGCCCCTTATCAAGCACTATCCTCGTGTTTTGCTATAAATACGGCAAATTCGACAAAAGAAAGAAAACCTATAAGGCTATTGAAAAAAGCGGTTTAATATTTGAATCCGCAGCCCTTTATGACAGTAAAGTGCCAGCCTGGATAGAGGATTTTATTGCCGGGAAGGGCTACAAAATAAACCAGCAGGCCTCATTGATGCTGGCCGAATATTTAGGAAATGATCTTTCAAAGATTGCCAACGAGCTTGAAAAACTCATGCTGAACATATCGGCAGGGCAGGAGATCAACCTTAAACTGATACAGGATAATATCGGCATCAGTAAAGAGTATAATGTATTTGAGCTGCAGGCAGCTCTTGGAAAAAAAGATGCTTTCAAAGCTAACCAGATCATTAATTATTTCGAGGCAAATCCCAAAGCCAACCCGATTGTGCTGGTATTGGGAAATCTGAATAATTTTTTCAGCAAGGTGCTGGTTTATCATTATGTGAAAGACAAGTCGCCCCAAAACCTGGCGCGCGAATTAGGCGTAAGCCCCTATTTTATCAAGGATTATGAACAGGCTGGCAGGAGTTACAGCTATGGCAAAACAATGCAGATTATCAGTTACCTGCGTGAGTACGATGTGAAAAGCAAAGGCGTTGATTCAACTACCGGCCATGGTGGGTTGATGAAGGAACTGATTTTTAAGATATTGCATTGA
- a CDS encoding type I restriction enzyme HsdR N-terminal domain-containing protein → MDLLIPLQLPPYPFKITDQNGQLIMFDPIRKKNIVITPEEWVRQHFVQYLINQKKYPKTLIKLEGGHKLHGMAKRSDIVVYNPAGEKILLVECKAPSVNIDQKVFDQVARYNMVHKVKVIAVTNGLQHYFCLIDFEAVNYKFIEELPTYAQM, encoded by the coding sequence ATGGATTTGTTGATTCCGCTTCAGTTGCCCCCTTACCCTTTTAAAATTACCGACCAAAACGGGCAATTGATAATGTTTGATCCCATCAGAAAAAAGAACATCGTCATTACCCCGGAGGAATGGGTGCGGCAGCATTTTGTGCAATACCTTATCAACCAAAAAAAATACCCAAAAACCCTCATTAAACTGGAAGGCGGGCATAAGCTGCACGGGATGGCCAAACGATCGGACATTGTGGTTTATAACCCTGCGGGCGAGAAAATATTACTGGTTGAATGCAAAGCCCCCTCGGTAAATATTGATCAAAAAGTTTTCGACCAGGTAGCGCGTTATAATATGGTGCACAAGGTAAAGGTAATTGCCGTTACCAACGGATTGCAGCATTACTTTTGCCTGATAGATTTTGAGGCTGTGAATTATAAATTTATAGAGGAATTGCCCACCTACGCCCAGATGTGA
- a CDS encoding ATP-binding protein, producing the protein MNRKVSFFNFSLNNILSKDQSLLDQARIRLLYYGFWIVGVAVFGLFISVYFQRQALLTITAGILLVSLLVLFKYLTYRANWKQISHAVLIIATIINLNNVFIAMQKVDIITVQVILLVILFSYYMIGQRWGLFYSLLNLVPVMVFLLISYKGNYSIALRPESVDQSTIIISIFANFILIIYIHSHFYGAFLNNIRELKENGEKQVELNAELELAIEKAEKSSRIKSEFLATMSHEIRTPLNAIIGMSNVMLMAKPRPDQVENLDVLKFSANNLMAIVNDVLDFNKIEAGKVIFEKTRFNLVEVVENICGSEKIKAEQKGLEFMVKIDPLLNEKTLIGDPTRLGQILFNLVSNAIKFTQAGNIWIKASFHESQGNNITVNFVVKDTGIGIDQRNLESIFEPFTQESITTTRQYGGTGMGLAIVKRLLELQGLQMYVTSKVGRGSEFSFSMDFPVAAAIDDADDKNTLLNYAESFENLRMLIAEDNPVNVLLMKKLLSKWRIKPVIANNGQHVIELAKESDFDIILMDLQMPVMNGFDAAMEIRRLQDPRKALTPIIALTAAALYDIRAQVLKAGMNDYVSKPFKPEELLEKIQNLVAAVH; encoded by the coding sequence ATGAACAGGAAAGTAAGTTTTTTTAACTTTTCACTTAATAATATTCTTTCAAAGGACCAATCTCTTCTTGACCAGGCACGGATACGTTTACTTTATTATGGCTTCTGGATAGTGGGGGTAGCTGTGTTCGGCCTTTTTATAAGTGTTTATTTTCAACGCCAGGCCTTACTCACCATTACTGCAGGTATTTTGCTCGTGTCGTTATTGGTATTGTTTAAATACCTGACCTACCGGGCCAACTGGAAGCAAATTTCGCACGCTGTGCTAATTATTGCTACCATCATTAACCTTAATAATGTTTTTATTGCCATGCAGAAGGTTGATATTATTACGGTACAGGTAATTTTATTAGTTATACTGTTTAGTTATTATATGATCGGGCAGCGCTGGGGTTTGTTCTACTCGTTGTTGAACCTGGTGCCCGTAATGGTATTTTTGCTGATTTCCTATAAGGGCAACTATTCCATAGCACTTCGTCCCGAGTCGGTTGACCAGTCGACGATCATTATCAGCATTTTTGCTAATTTTATATTGATCATTTACATCCACAGCCATTTTTACGGGGCATTTTTAAATAATATCCGTGAGTTAAAAGAAAACGGGGAAAAACAGGTGGAACTGAATGCCGAACTTGAGCTGGCTATTGAGAAGGCGGAAAAATCATCCAGGATAAAATCCGAATTCCTGGCCACTATGTCGCATGAGATCAGGACGCCGCTTAATGCCATTATCGGTATGAGCAATGTAATGTTAATGGCAAAGCCCAGGCCCGACCAGGTGGAAAACCTTGATGTTTTGAAGTTTTCGGCCAATAACCTGATGGCAATCGTAAATGATGTGCTTGATTTTAACAAGATAGAGGCAGGGAAAGTGATTTTTGAAAAAACAAGGTTTAATCTTGTTGAAGTGGTTGAAAATATTTGCGGTTCCGAAAAAATTAAAGCCGAACAAAAAGGGCTGGAGTTTATGGTGAAAATAGACCCTTTGCTAAACGAGAAAACGTTGATTGGCGACCCTACCCGCCTTGGACAAATATTATTTAATTTGGTTAGCAACGCCATCAAATTTACCCAGGCCGGTAACATATGGATCAAAGCATCTTTTCACGAAAGCCAGGGTAATAATATTACGGTGAATTTTGTGGTTAAGGATACGGGGATAGGTATAGATCAACGAAACCTTGAAAGTATTTTTGAACCATTTACGCAGGAATCAATAACCACAACCCGGCAATACGGCGGCACCGGCATGGGCCTTGCCATTGTAAAGCGACTGCTTGAATTGCAGGGGCTGCAGATGTATGTAACCAGTAAAGTAGGCCGCGGTTCAGAGTTTTCGTTCAGTATGGATTTTCCGGTTGCTGCTGCTATTGATGATGCCGATGACAAAAATACATTGCTTAACTACGCCGAATCTTTTGAGAATTTGAGGATGCTGATTGCCGAAGATAACCCGGTTAACGTGTTGCTGATGAAGAAGCTGCTTTCTAAATGGAGAATAAAACCTGTTATTGCCAACAACGGGCAGCATGTAATAGAACTAGCCAAAGAAAGCGATTTTGATATTATTTTGATGGATCTGCAAATGCCGGTGATGAATGGGTTCGATGCTGCGATGGAGATCCGCAGGCTGCAGGATCCAAGGAAAGCGCTTACGCCCATTATCGCCCTTACAGCCGCCGCGTTATATGATATCAGGGCACAGGTATTAAAGGCCGGTATGAATGATTATGTTTCGAAACCGTTTAAGCCTGAAGAATTGCTTGAAAAGATCCAAAACCTGGTTGCAGCAGTGCATTAA
- a CDS encoding valine--tRNA ligase: protein MSISKTYEPKATEEKWYSYWLQHEFFRSVPDEREPYTIVIPPPNVTGVLHMGHMLNNTIQDVLIRRARMKGKNACWVPGTDHASIATEAKVVAMLKEKGIAKKDLTRPEFMAHAWEWKEKYGGIILEQLKKLGASCDWERTRFTMEDELSDAVIDTFIHLYKKGQIYRGVRMVNWDPQGKTAVSDEEVIRKEVNQKLYYIRYKVVSPQSEVLSQESALDYLTIATTRPETIMADAAICINPNDERYFHLHGKTVLIPLINREIPVILDEYVTMDFGTGCLKVTPAHDLNDYELGQKHHLPVIDILNDDGTLNEKAQILVGEDRFIARKKIAVLLETDGSLEKVEEYKSQIGFSERTDAVIEPKLSMQWFCRMDEMAKPALDYVLKGDIKLIPEKFINTYRNWMENVRDWCISRQLWWGQQIPAWYLPNGQFVIAKTREEAFELAKNLTSHISQLTSEDLKQDEDVLDTWFSSWLWPISVFDGFKDPNNADINYYYPTNDLVTAPEILFFWVARMIMAGHEFRGEVPFKNVYLTGIVRDKLGRKMSKSLGNSPDPLGLIEKYGADGVRVGMLLCSPAGNDLMFDESYCEQGSKFANKIWNAFRLVKGWEVNETLENNNDLAIEWFESRFNQALAEIEDYFEQYRISDALMATYKLVWDDFCAWYLEMVKPEYQQPIDRETLNRTIGFFENILKVLHPFMPFISEELWHDEELFGTRSVYDCCIVAQLPSNGKINTQLLSDIEIVKQIVTQVRNIRNQKQIAPKEKLALSVKANSGILYKIYEEVICKSANINDFNIVTDKIVGAVSFMVSTDEFYVPLNETLDPVAECAKLKKEQEYYIGFLRSVNSKLGNERFMSNAKPEIIEGELRKKADAEAKLKIIEENLEALAC, encoded by the coding sequence ATGAGTATTTCTAAAACATACGAGCCGAAAGCAACCGAAGAGAAGTGGTACAGTTACTGGTTACAGCATGAGTTTTTTAGGTCGGTGCCTGATGAACGCGAACCTTACACCATCGTAATTCCGCCGCCAAACGTCACAGGTGTGCTGCACATGGGCCATATGCTTAATAATACCATACAGGATGTTTTGATCCGCCGTGCCCGTATGAAAGGCAAAAATGCCTGCTGGGTACCGGGAACCGACCACGCCAGTATTGCTACCGAAGCCAAAGTAGTTGCCATGCTAAAGGAAAAGGGCATCGCAAAAAAAGATCTTACCCGTCCGGAATTTATGGCTCACGCCTGGGAATGGAAAGAGAAATACGGCGGTATCATCCTTGAACAACTAAAAAAACTCGGTGCTTCCTGCGATTGGGAACGGACACGTTTTACCATGGAGGATGAATTATCCGATGCGGTTATAGACACCTTTATTCATTTGTATAAAAAGGGTCAGATTTACCGCGGCGTACGTATGGTGAACTGGGACCCGCAAGGGAAAACTGCGGTGAGTGATGAAGAGGTGATCCGTAAAGAAGTTAACCAAAAGCTTTATTATATCAGGTATAAAGTCGTAAGTCCTCAGTCTGAAGTCTTGAGTCAGGAGTCTGCTCTGGATTACCTGACTATTGCCACCACCCGGCCCGAAACGATCATGGCTGACGCAGCGATCTGTATTAACCCGAATGACGAACGGTATTTTCATTTGCATGGCAAAACCGTTTTAATTCCGTTAATCAACCGGGAGATCCCGGTGATCCTGGACGAATATGTTACCATGGATTTTGGTACCGGCTGTTTAAAAGTTACCCCTGCGCATGACTTGAACGATTATGAGCTTGGGCAAAAACACCATCTGCCGGTTATTGATATTTTAAATGACGACGGTACATTGAACGAAAAAGCCCAAATTTTAGTTGGAGAGGATCGTTTTATTGCCCGAAAAAAAATAGCCGTTTTATTGGAAACAGATGGCAGCCTTGAGAAAGTAGAAGAGTACAAATCGCAGATTGGCTTTTCAGAACGGACCGATGCAGTTATTGAGCCAAAACTATCCATGCAATGGTTTTGCAGGATGGACGAAATGGCCAAACCTGCGCTTGACTATGTGTTGAAAGGCGATATTAAGCTGATCCCTGAAAAGTTTATCAATACCTACCGCAACTGGATGGAAAACGTGCGCGATTGGTGCATTAGCCGCCAGCTATGGTGGGGCCAGCAGATCCCTGCCTGGTATTTACCAAACGGGCAGTTTGTAATTGCCAAAACACGCGAAGAAGCTTTTGAATTGGCCAAAAATCTCACATCTCACATCTCACAGCTCACATCTGAGGATTTAAAACAGGATGAAGACGTATTGGATACCTGGTTCTCATCATGGCTTTGGCCTATATCCGTTTTTGATGGTTTTAAGGATCCCAATAATGCCGATATTAACTACTATTATCCAACCAACGACCTGGTAACCGCGCCGGAGATCTTATTTTTCTGGGTAGCCAGGATGATCATGGCGGGGCATGAATTCAGGGGCGAGGTGCCGTTTAAAAATGTTTACCTCACCGGGATAGTTCGTGACAAGCTTGGGCGTAAAATGTCAAAATCATTGGGCAACTCGCCTGACCCGCTCGGCTTGATTGAAAAGTATGGCGCCGATGGCGTAAGGGTAGGGATGCTGCTTTGTTCGCCGGCAGGAAACGACCTGATGTTTGATGAAAGCTATTGTGAGCAGGGAAGTAAATTTGCCAATAAGATCTGGAATGCCTTCAGGCTGGTAAAAGGCTGGGAAGTTAACGAAACCCTTGAAAATAATAATGATTTAGCCATTGAATGGTTTGAAAGCAGGTTTAACCAGGCACTGGCCGAAATTGAAGATTATTTTGAACAATACCGGATTTCGGATGCTTTAATGGCAACCTATAAATTGGTATGGGACGATTTTTGCGCCTGGTACCTGGAAATGGTGAAGCCCGAATATCAGCAACCGATTGACAGAGAAACGCTTAATAGAACTATTGGATTTTTTGAAAATATTTTAAAGGTCCTGCACCCATTTATGCCATTTATATCTGAGGAATTATGGCATGATGAGGAGTTGTTCGGCACACGTTCGGTATATGATTGCTGCATCGTTGCCCAATTACCAAGCAATGGGAAAATTAATACCCAGCTGCTGTCGGATATAGAAATTGTGAAGCAAATTGTCACCCAGGTTAGAAATATTCGCAACCAAAAACAGATCGCTCCAAAAGAGAAACTTGCACTTTCCGTTAAAGCAAATTCCGGTATACTTTATAAAATTTATGAGGAGGTGATTTGCAAATCTGCCAATATAAACGACTTCAATATCGTTACTGATAAAATAGTTGGTGCAGTGAGCTTTATGGTGTCAACCGACGAGTTTTATGTTCCTTTAAATGAAACTTTAGACCCGGTTGCCGAGTGTGCAAAGCTTAAAAAAGAACAGGAGTATTATATAGGGTTCCTTCGTTCAGTTAACTCAAAGTTAGGGAACGAAAGGTTTATGAGCAACGCGAAACCCGAGATCATAGAGGGTGAGTTACGGAAAAAAGCGGATGCCGAAGCTAAGTTGAAGATCATTGAAGAGAATTTAGAAGCTTTGGCTTGTTAA
- a CDS encoding M13 family metallopeptidase yields MKVKFTHFMLIGLVGLSVSAFKVIGDKKPGHKKPPMKYIDPANMDLSVKPGDDFYEYANGNWIKNNPIPGKETRWGSFGILSQGNTNKLLELLKTVSKTQHPKGSLEQRVGDLYASAMDTVAIEKLGYDPIKPILERIDKISDLNGVISEVVFERTHGEADPLFRFGVGPDDKHPNKNIANLNQGGTSLPDRDNYLKSDARSVKIQDAYKQYIVNLFTLTGLNHDDGVKNAETIFNIEKTLAKAQLSRVAMRDPNVTYNKFSVADFSKTTPHLNWVELMPEMKVGGQDTLLVGQPGFFKAEDALLTETPVSDWKVYLKWNILKGSAGSLSSPFVKANFDFSAALSGQKVQTPRNERMARLVDGSEGELLGQLYVAKYFTPAAKQYMVNLVNNLKVTLGERIKNLAWMSEATKTRALKKLAAFTVKIGYPDKWQTYSGLEIDRNDYFGNLKRVSEWRYNYGVSQISKPVDKKRWGMSPPTVNAYYNPVNNEIVFPAGILQFPFFDFGADDAVNYGGIGAVIGHEMTHGFDDQGRQYDADGTLRDWWTKDDADKFKTRADQVVTQYNGFTVLDTLHVNGKLTLGENLADLGGLNVAYAAFKKTKEGHSHKKINGFTPDQRFFLSWAQVWRSSQRPEAAAQRILTDPHSPEQFRANAPITNIDAWYAAFNVKPGDKMYQKPEDRIKVW; encoded by the coding sequence ATGAAAGTAAAATTTACCCATTTTATGCTGATCGGCCTTGTTGGCCTTTCGGTAAGCGCGTTTAAGGTTATAGGCGATAAAAAACCGGGGCACAAAAAACCGCCGATGAAGTATATTGATCCGGCAAACATGGATCTTTCTGTTAAGCCCGGTGATGATTTTTATGAGTATGCCAATGGCAACTGGATAAAGAACAACCCGATACCCGGCAAAGAAACCCGTTGGGGCAGTTTCGGCATATTGAGCCAGGGAAACACCAACAAACTGCTTGAATTATTAAAAACCGTTAGTAAAACACAGCATCCCAAAGGCAGTTTGGAGCAACGCGTGGGCGACTTGTATGCCAGCGCGATGGATACAGTTGCCATTGAAAAACTTGGTTATGACCCGATAAAACCGATCCTGGAAAGAATTGATAAAATATCCGACCTTAACGGGGTGATCAGCGAAGTGGTGTTTGAGCGTACGCATGGCGAGGCCGACCCATTATTCCGTTTTGGGGTTGGCCCCGATGATAAACACCCGAATAAAAATATCGCCAACCTTAACCAGGGCGGCACCAGCCTGCCCGACCGCGACAATTACCTGAAAAGCGATGCACGCAGTGTAAAGATCCAGGATGCCTACAAACAATACATTGTTAATTTATTTACATTAACCGGCTTAAACCATGATGACGGTGTAAAAAATGCGGAAACGATTTTTAATATCGAAAAAACGCTGGCCAAAGCACAGCTCAGCCGGGTAGCTATGCGCGATCCGAATGTTACCTACAATAAATTCTCGGTAGCTGATTTCAGCAAAACTACGCCACATTTAAACTGGGTTGAATTGATGCCCGAAATGAAAGTTGGCGGCCAGGATACGCTTTTAGTTGGCCAGCCCGGCTTTTTTAAGGCAGAAGACGCTTTATTGACTGAAACCCCTGTAAGCGATTGGAAAGTTTATTTGAAGTGGAATATCTTAAAAGGTTCAGCAGGATCTCTAAGTTCACCTTTTGTAAAGGCTAATTTTGATTTTAGTGCTGCTTTAAGCGGGCAAAAGGTGCAGACACCACGCAACGAGCGCATGGCCCGCCTGGTTGACGGCAGCGAAGGTGAATTGCTTGGCCAGTTATACGTAGCTAAATACTTTACCCCTGCAGCTAAACAATACATGGTTAACCTGGTAAACAACCTTAAAGTTACCCTTGGTGAACGCATTAAAAACCTGGCATGGATGAGTGAGGCAACCAAAACCCGGGCCCTTAAAAAACTGGCTGCCTTTACCGTAAAGATAGGTTACCCTGATAAATGGCAAACGTACAGCGGGCTGGAGATTGACAGGAACGATTATTTCGGTAACCTGAAACGCGTATCCGAATGGAGGTATAATTACGGCGTGAGCCAGATCAGTAAGCCGGTGGATAAAAAGCGCTGGGGAATGTCGCCGCCTACCGTAAATGCCTATTACAACCCGGTAAATAACGAGATCGTTTTCCCGGCAGGAATCCTGCAATTCCCTTTCTTTGATTTTGGAGCAGATGATGCCGTAAACTATGGCGGCATTGGCGCCGTAATAGGCCACGAAATGACCCATGGTTTTGATGACCAGGGCCGCCAGTATGATGCCGATGGTACACTGCGCGACTGGTGGACAAAGGATGATGCCGATAAATTTAAAACCCGCGCCGACCAGGTGGTTACCCAATACAATGGCTTTACTGTGCTGGATACCCTTCATGTAAATGGCAAACTTACACTTGGCGAAAACCTTGCCGACCTTGGCGGCCTAAATGTAGCGTATGCTGCATTTAAAAAGACCAAAGAAGGCCATTCGCATAAAAAGATCAATGGGTTTACGCCCGATCAGCGGTTCTTCCTGTCGTGGGCACAGGTATGGAGAAGCTCGCAACGCCCCGAAGCTGCCGCCCAGCGTATTTTGACCGACCCGCATTCACCTGAGCAGTTCCGGGCCAATGCGCCTATTACCAATATTGATGCGTGGTATGCCGCATTCAATGTAAAACCGGGTGATAAGATGTATCAAAAACCAGAAGACAGAATTAAGGTTTGGTAA
- a CDS encoding bacteriocin, translating to MKKQVKPNGKFSLSKELTKSEMKQVVGGLSGSQTYCSGTPGTPFPVAGSMKIGCQPAYCAGAGHGSFLYCA from the coding sequence ATGAAAAAGCAGGTAAAACCAAATGGCAAATTCAGCCTTTCAAAAGAATTAACAAAAAGCGAAATGAAACAAGTGGTTGGCGGCCTAAGCGGCAGTCAAACTTATTGTTCTGGAACGCCTGGCACACCGTTTCCGGTGGCAGGAAGCATGAAAATCGGATGTCAGCCGGCTTACTGTGCCGGCGCCGGACATGGATCATTCCTTTATTGCGCTTAA
- a CDS encoding DUF6734 family protein, producing MKFLQSLWTGPSGSSDVNPVSLKAGWQSSEFHWMSWALSCLNAKNNLGEVHLITDLKGKEILIDQLQLPYATVSTDLEKRLDQYPADLFALAKIYSYSIQEQPFLHLDSDVYFFQKPVKAFFDNSLIAQNLDKNLPLYYHALNEINSNFNYIPPVFSRENYQHQDLYASNAGILGGNHPEFFKKYSREAFDFIDQNRDGFDKLRLGSLNFIFEQYLFCQLAKRENIPIAYLKDEVDNPVFLDYIKFDDFPDVQMIHPVGNFKKYRHVCNHVAKKLRADYPEYYYRIVEVVKKAGIEISSRVYQMPYFKYEGSMLPESDGSLVKPVSETVRRRTKAAMDYLNRKYGLDFHFNAADDLANDLVQSFLALITEENDRECFWDLLAVESQENSLFKELVNEPGSVQRLYNEDAIAYKRIQTTFCMVEQNYLSVKLTVKKECRLIETGWNWKYDFNENIDAVTEQNFNLEKSAYTALIMPDILPLNIREYYIDELDLLIFNYITNIITIEELISKMEQYFDEEEIKADYLSFRKLIVGIVKQLLYAGAIEIIF from the coding sequence ATGAAATTTCTTCAATCATTGTGGACGGGGCCCTCCGGATCTTCTGATGTAAATCCTGTAAGTCTTAAAGCGGGCTGGCAATCCAGCGAATTTCATTGGATGAGTTGGGCATTAAGCTGCTTGAATGCAAAAAATAATTTAGGCGAAGTACACCTTATTACAGATCTGAAAGGGAAGGAGATACTTATTGATCAGCTGCAGTTGCCCTATGCAACAGTGTCTACTGATTTGGAAAAAAGGCTCGACCAATACCCCGCGGATTTATTTGCGCTTGCCAAAATATATAGCTACAGTATTCAGGAACAACCTTTTCTCCATTTGGATAGCGACGTGTACTTTTTCCAAAAACCCGTGAAAGCTTTTTTTGACAATAGTCTTATCGCGCAAAACCTGGATAAAAATCTACCCCTATATTATCATGCTTTAAATGAGATAAATAGCAACTTCAACTATATCCCTCCTGTTTTTTCAAGGGAGAATTATCAACACCAGGATCTTTACGCCAGCAATGCCGGCATATTGGGAGGCAATCATCCCGAATTCTTTAAAAAATATAGCCGCGAAGCTTTTGATTTTATTGACCAAAACAGGGATGGTTTTGATAAGTTAAGACTGGGAAGTCTGAACTTTATTTTTGAACAATACCTGTTTTGTCAGCTTGCAAAAAGGGAGAACATACCGATAGCTTATTTAAAAGATGAGGTGGATAATCCCGTCTTTTTGGATTATATAAAATTTGACGATTTTCCGGATGTGCAAATGATCCACCCGGTTGGCAACTTTAAAAAATACCGGCATGTGTGTAACCACGTTGCAAAAAAGTTAAGAGCCGATTATCCCGAATATTATTACAGGATAGTTGAGGTTGTAAAAAAGGCGGGTATTGAAATAAGCAGCCGGGTGTACCAGATGCCGTACTTTAAATATGAAGGATCGATGCTTCCTGAAAGCGACGGTAGTTTAGTTAAGCCGGTGAGTGAAACTGTACGGCGACGCACTAAAGCAGCGATGGACTACTTAAATCGCAAATATGGACTTGATTTTCATTTTAATGCAGCCGATGATTTAGCCAATGATCTTGTACAAAGCTTTCTGGCACTAATAACAGAAGAAAATGACAGAGAATGCTTTTGGGACCTGTTAGCAGTAGAATCACAAGAAAACTCATTGTTTAAGGAATTAGTTAATGAACCAGGTTCAGTGCAACGCTTATATAACGAGGATGCAATTGCTTACAAACGGATTCAAACTACGTTTTGTATGGTCGAGCAGAATTACTTAAGTGTTAAACTAACAGTTAAAAAAGAGTGCCGGCTTATTGAAACGGGGTGGAACTGGAAATATGACTTTAACGAAAATATCGATGCCGTAACCGAACAGAATTTTAACCTTGAAAAGTCGGCTTATACGGCTTTAATAATGCCGGATATATTACCATTAAATATAAGGGAATACTATATAGATGAGCTTGACCTGCTTATTTTCAATTATATTACGAATATAATCACGATTGAAGAGCTGATAAGCAAAATGGAACAATATTTTGATGAGGAGGAAATTAAGGCGGATTATTTATCTTTCAGGAAATTGATTGTTGGCATTGTTAAGCAATTATTGTACGCCGGGGCAATAGAAATTATTTTTTAG
- a CDS encoding DUF262 domain-containing protein: MDRVDYQSLVIQDIINLANKGELNLTPWYQRRSVWNKPQQSYLVNTLFEKKPLPSIYIRHSLDLQKGISIKEVVDGQQRTNAIIAYCNNEYSARHPNHKKLIKFSELTKTEKQDLLLTSIPVGYLLGATDSDVIDIFARINSVSKTLNVQEKRNAVYSGEFKQFCVKESVLRTDLWKEYKIFSGNDVARMNEVQFISDLIINLIEGLTDFSQPKIDKYYKDNDENFAEMENVDKRLTNIFDTIVSLNPDAIKQTIFSRQPIFFSLIIAIDKLPKISISKIEKGIMEIDNRYNSDKPLTERTKEDANFYNACSASTQRLNNRTIRDNYIYNYIS, translated from the coding sequence ATGGATAGAGTTGATTATCAGTCTTTAGTAATTCAGGACATAATAAATTTAGCAAACAAGGGGGAACTTAATCTGACTCCGTGGTATCAAAGGCGCTCGGTTTGGAACAAACCGCAGCAATCATATCTTGTGAACACACTTTTCGAAAAGAAGCCATTGCCTTCTATCTATATAAGGCATTCTTTGGATTTACAAAAAGGTATAAGCATTAAGGAAGTTGTAGACGGTCAACAAAGAACAAATGCAATAATAGCCTATTGTAATAATGAATATTCTGCTAGACATCCCAACCATAAAAAACTGATCAAATTCTCCGAGTTAACTAAAACAGAAAAACAGGATTTACTTTTAACGTCTATTCCCGTTGGATATCTTTTGGGAGCAACTGATTCTGATGTGATCGATATTTTTGCTAGAATAAACTCAGTATCGAAAACATTAAATGTACAGGAAAAACGAAACGCAGTCTATAGTGGAGAATTTAAGCAATTCTGCGTTAAAGAATCAGTACTTAGAACAGACTTGTGGAAAGAATATAAAATATTTTCTGGCAACGATGTTGCCAGAATGAATGAAGTACAATTTATATCTGATTTAATCATTAATTTAATAGAGGGGCTCACAGATTTTAGCCAACCGAAGATAGATAAGTATTATAAAGACAATGATGAAAATTTTGCGGAGATGGAAAATGTTGACAAGAGACTTACAAATATTTTTGACACTATCGTTTCCCTCAACCCAGACGCAATTAAACAGACAATTTTCAGCAGGCAACCAATATTCTTTTCATTAATTATTGCGATTGATAAGTTGCCCAAAATTTCGATATCAAAAATCGAGAAAGGAATAATGGAAATCGACAATAGGTACAATTCCGATAAACCATTAACAGAACGGACTAAAGAAGATGCGAATTTTTATAATGCCTGTTCAGCAAGTACCCAGCGGTTAAACAACAGAACCATAAGAGATAACTATATTTACAACTATATTTCCTAG